In a genomic window of Oculatellaceae cyanobacterium:
- a CDS encoding EAL domain-containing protein: protein MIKILIIEDEEPLRENILALLETDGFDVFGSENGRLGVQLALEILPDLILCDVMMPELDGYGVLTELRENPILAAVPFIFLTAKATKADLRQGMELGADDYLTKPFTRAELLRAITTRLKKQASIQQAYNTKANPATEAPSYFVYYDNLTNLPNRTLLQERLNQILQVNYNQQIPILCIGLDRFQRISDTLGTVVTDLVVRSVAERLTTCVADHDTLARFSNDQFVIVFTTITQKQDIADFSQIILDVLSRPLKVNEQELFITASIGISFYPNNSRDVEILLNQADLAMSQARKQGGNNYQFYTTQLQLLSLAPLSLETDLRYALEREEFEVLYQPQVDMRTGQIVGAEALLRWHHPEKKLISPVEFIPIAEETGLIIPIGEWVLRTACIQTKLWQNGGFENLNIAVNLSVYQFNQKNIIEKVCDILRETGLNPATLELELTESSIVQNPEATRKIFSELKLLGIQISIDDFGTGYSSLSYLQQFPFDTLKVDKCFVRNIANDSKNAAITTAIIQMAHGLKLKVIAEGVETQAEQYFLSQHECDAMQGYLFSRPVPAKEFEKLLIEGKRLGL from the coding sequence ATGATCAAGATTCTAATAATTGAAGACGAGGAACCACTTCGGGAAAACATTCTGGCATTGCTTGAGACTGATGGCTTTGATGTCTTTGGCTCAGAAAATGGTCGCCTTGGTGTGCAGTTGGCTCTGGAGATTTTACCGGATTTGATTTTGTGTGATGTGATGATGCCGGAACTTGATGGTTACGGTGTTTTGACCGAGTTGCGCGAAAATCCAATTTTGGCAGCAGTACCGTTTATTTTTTTGACTGCTAAAGCTACCAAGGCTGATTTACGCCAAGGGATGGAATTGGGAGCGGATGACTATCTAACTAAGCCATTTACGCGGGCTGAGTTATTGAGAGCTATAACTACTAGACTGAAAAAACAAGCAAGTATTCAGCAGGCGTACAACACTAAAGCCAATCCAGCAACAGAAGCACCAAGTTACTTTGTCTATTACGACAACTTGACCAACTTACCAAATCGCACTTTGCTTCAAGAGCGGCTCAATCAGATATTACAAGTAAATTACAATCAACAAATTCCAATTCTGTGTATTGGTTTAGATCGCTTTCAGCGGATTAGCGATACTCTTGGTACAGTAGTTACCGATTTAGTAGTGCGCTCAGTAGCTGAAAGGCTAACTACTTGTGTCGCTGACCATGATACGCTTGCTCGTTTTAGCAATGATCAATTTGTGATCGTCTTTACTACGATTACTCAAAAGCAAGATATTGCTGATTTTTCTCAAATAATTTTAGATGTTTTATCTCGACCTTTGAAGGTCAACGAACAAGAACTATTTATTACTGCTAGTATCGGCATCAGTTTTTATCCCAACAATAGTAGGGATGTTGAAATTTTGCTCAATCAGGCAGATTTAGCAATGTCTCAGGCTAGAAAACAAGGCGGTAACAACTATCAGTTTTATACTACCCAGTTGCAGCTACTTTCTCTAGCACCATTATCACTAGAAACAGATTTGCGCTATGCCTTGGAACGGGAAGAATTTGAGGTGTTATATCAGCCTCAAGTTGATATGCGTACTGGGCAAATTGTTGGTGCTGAAGCTTTGCTACGTTGGCATCATCCAGAAAAAAAACTAATTTCTCCCGTAGAATTTATTCCGATAGCAGAAGAAACTGGCTTGATTATTCCTATTGGAGAATGGGTGCTACGCACAGCCTGTATTCAAACTAAGTTATGGCAAAATGGTGGGTTTGAAAACCTCAATATAGCAGTTAATTTGTCAGTATATCAATTTAATCAAAAAAATATTATTGAAAAAGTATGTGATATTTTAAGAGAAACAGGTTTAAATCCTGCAACTCTAGAATTAGAGTTAACAGAAAGTAGTATTGTACAAAATCCTGAAGCTACTCGCAAGATTTTTAGTGAGTTAAAATTGCTAGGAATTCAAATTTCTATAGATGATTTTGGCACGGGATATTCTTCTTTATCTTATTTACAACAATTTCCTTTTGATACCTTGAAAGTTGATAAATGTTTTGTTCGTAATATTGCCAATGACTCTAAAAATGCCGCAATTACAACAGCTATTATTCAAATGGCTCATGGTTTAAAGTTAAAGGTAATTGCTGAGGGTGTTGAAACGCAAGCCGAACAATATTTTCTATCTCAGCATGAATGCGATGCTATG
- a CDS encoding GAF domain-containing sensor histidine kinase, translated as MQPAPLPNNEAQRLAALLEYEVLDTEAEPGFDQITHLASYICQTPIALVSLIDSERQWFKSHLGLTATETCRDIAFCAHVILQNQVMVVEDALNDERFATNPLVTSDPHIRFYAGAPLINPDGLALGTLCVIDYVPRQLNLQQQEALTMLAHQVMAQLELRRTVAALKEAIIERKRAEAELRIALEKEKELSELKSRFVCMTSHEFRTPISTILASAELLEIYSHKLSEPKKVGHLHRIQGAVRRMTDLLNDVLVMGKAEAGKLQLKPTPLDLAEFCQKLVQEILIIDNHQHSITFVAQGSCSIAGASPESALQSREPEPTNCQSLELPCFDEKLLRQIVSNLLSNAIKYSPAGSQLDFVLNCQNEEVIFQIKDQGIGIPPADQLHLFESFYRASNVGNISGTGLGLAIVKKCVDLHRGKIAVNSEVGVGTKFTVTLPLYNSIPTDDQDSNN; from the coding sequence ATGCAGCCAGCACCTTTACCGAATAACGAAGCACAGAGACTTGCAGCACTTCTAGAATATGAAGTGTTAGATACTGAGGCTGAACCAGGGTTTGATCAAATCACTCATTTAGCCTCATATATTTGTCAGACACCAATTGCCTTAGTTAGCTTAATTGATAGTGAGCGACAATGGTTTAAGTCTCATCTGGGTTTAACCGCAACCGAAACTTGTCGTGATATAGCTTTTTGCGCTCACGTCATTCTGCAAAATCAAGTAATGGTGGTTGAGGATGCTTTAAATGATGAACGATTTGCCACTAATCCCCTCGTCACCTCTGATCCTCATATTAGATTTTACGCGGGCGCACCTCTGATTAATCCCGATGGCTTGGCACTAGGGACTTTGTGCGTAATTGACTATGTACCGCGTCAATTGAACTTGCAACAACAAGAAGCTTTAACGATGTTAGCTCATCAAGTGATGGCGCAATTAGAGTTAAGGCGCACTGTAGCTGCTTTGAAGGAAGCTATTATTGAGCGAAAACGTGCAGAAGCAGAACTGCGGATAGCTTTGGAGAAAGAAAAAGAACTCAGCGAACTCAAATCTCGCTTTGTCTGTATGACTTCCCATGAGTTTCGCACACCGATATCTACAATTTTAGCTTCGGCTGAATTACTAGAAATTTATAGCCATAAGCTTTCTGAGCCTAAAAAAGTTGGACATTTGCATCGTATTCAAGGGGCTGTGCGAAGAATGACAGACCTTTTGAATGATGTCTTGGTTATGGGTAAAGCAGAAGCCGGAAAATTACAGTTAAAACCGACACCGCTAGATTTGGCAGAATTTTGCCAAAAATTGGTGCAAGAAATCCTCATTATTGATAATCATCAACACAGCATTACCTTTGTTGCTCAAGGTTCCTGTAGCATAGCAGGGGCAAGCCCAGAATCGGCACTACAAAGCCGTGAACCTGAGCCAACTAATTGTCAATCGCTTGAACTTCCTTGCTTTGATGAAAAATTGCTCCGACAAATTGTGAGTAATTTGCTATCAAATGCGATTAAATATTCACCTGCTGGTAGCCAACTAGATTTTGTACTAAATTGTCAGAATGAAGAAGTAATTTTTCAAATCAAAGATCAAGGTATTGGTATTCCCCCAGCAGACCAATTACACTTGTTTGAGTCTTTCTATCGGGCTAGTAATGTCGGTAATATTTCTGGAACAGGTCTAGGGCTGGCAATCGTGAAGAAATGTGTGGATTTACATAGAGGTAAAATTGCTGTTAATAGTGAAGTCGGGGTAGGCACAAAGTTTACAGTGACGCTGCCGTTATACAACTCGATACCAACTGATGATCAAGATTCTAATAATTGA